GAGGATTCTCATGTTGTGTCTCCAAAGGCACAAAATAATGTTGGTGACTATAGCGGGAAGCGCAGGGGCAGGAAACCAAAATCTTTAGGACAAATGGTTAAGGATGCTCATGATGCATCCCCAAAGGCACAAAATCATGTGGGTGAGTGCAAGGGCAGGGGTAGGGGTAGGAAACCAAAAGATTCAGGACTAGTCGTGGTTAAGGATTTTCATGGTGTGTCTCAAAAAGCACAAAATCATGTTGGTAACCGCAGGGGTAGGAAACCAAATGGTTTGGGAAAACATGCTGTCAAGGATTCCAATGGCGATGGCAATGCCAATGTTGTGGAGGTTTCTAGGGCACAAAACAATGAAGGTAAATATAGCGGTAAGCGCAGGGGTAGGAAACCAAAAGAATTGAGAAATGATGCAGTTAAGGACTCTAATGGCAGCTACGATGGCGGGGCTTCAGAGGCAAAGAAGAATGATGTTAATGACAAGGGTACGCTCAAAGGTGAGACACCACAGAAGAATGATCACATAGCAAAGGGTGATCACATTCACCCTCCATCTGGCATAGAAATAAAGGTAAAGGAGGAGATTGAAGAGGATGATGACGATGCACTCTGCAAAAGAAGGCGAAAGGTTCCAAGTGTAtgtatctataattttatatatgaaTTTACCCTTACCCTTTACTTTGCATTTGATATTATGCCTTTATGTGTTGCTTTGCAGTTGAATTTGGAACATTATTGGCATGATGATAAAGCCAATGCAACGAAATACACAAAGTACAGAGAAAAACTCATGCAAGAGCTGGAGAAGCCTTACTGTGAGGAAGAGTATAAGAAGCTTTTTAAATATATGAAACATAGAAAGCTAGTTGAATACCATAAAGAGCATCGCAGCGGCCCTAGGACCTGTAAGAGAAATTATCTTGGGAAATCTCTTCTTAATCATCATGTTGGTAAGTTGAATTTTCAGTCCCTCCTTTTGATATGCAAGTATCTTTGTATTTTTGTCC
The DNA window shown above is from Arachis ipaensis cultivar K30076 chromosome B08, Araip1.1, whole genome shotgun sequence and carries:
- the LOC107613921 gene encoding uncharacterized protein LOC107613921 isoform X3, with product MDCKKRRRTLEKNKDLATANEESSMDSYSTLLRHMKEPSGSRSGNRKKGLEPLCEDVYISVKSPFDCLAAEEDDTSTDEDYRYWLDYVFVPEEDEEDDGVFVPREDEEDDGVFDPRENEEDDGDRLVNVAEEPLIGDVAEDPQYKLFLDNVKARGTCYVIEIPEQNIYIEYPDVALTVASEAQNNVGNYSGKRRGRKPKNLRQIIEDSHVVSAKVQNNVGDYSEKRRGRKPKNLRQIIEDSHVVSAKVQNNVGDYSGKRRGRKPKNLRQIIEDSHVVSPKAQNNVGDYSGKRRGRKPKSLGQMVKDAHDASPKAQNHVGECKGRGRGRKPKDSGLVVVKDFHGVSQKAQNHVGNRRGRKPNGLGKHAVKDSNGDGNANVVEVSRAQNNEGKYSGKRRGRKPKELRNDAVKDSNGSYDGGASEAKKNDVNDKGTLKGETPQKNDHIAKGDHIHPPSGIEIKVKEEIEEDDDDALCKRRRKVPSLNLEHYWHDDKANATKYTKYREKLMQELEKPYCEEEYKKLFKYMKHRKLVEYHKEHRSGPRTCKRNYLGKSLLNHHVALCG